A stretch of DNA from Thiomicrospira sp. XS5:
GGACGATGCGGAAATTGTTTTTGAAAAACTGCGTCAGGAGGTAGCGGTTTCATCGCCCTTAACGGCGTTTCCGATTACCTGCTCTTTCGGTTTGGCTGAGGTGCAAAACAACTCTTTTGAGCAAACGATTGCTGGCGTGGATAAAGCTTTGTATGTGGCTAAAAAAGGAGGGCGAAACCGAGTGGCGGTACTTTCATCCCTATGAATATTTGTTGATGAGTTGAGTGTGGAAAGCGTTAGAATAAAGGCAATTTATTCTAAAAGAGCCAAAAATTTTGAGTGATTTTAAGCAATTCATCAAACATCTGCAGCGATTGAATAAATCCGTGCACACGGTGCGCAATTATCAGCGCGACTTGATGGGGCTGTTGGTGTTTTACCGCGGGGATTTTTTGCAGGAACCGTTGGATGAGCACGCCTTGAAAAATGACCAGGCCTGGATGTTTCTGGAAGCATTTAACGATTGGCGCGATATTTCGACCGAAGCGATTCAGGCGTTTGTGGCGTTTCGCATGGAGCAAGGCATTGCCGCTCGAACAGTGGCGCGTCAGTTGTCGGCGGTGCGCTCGTTCTACGATTTTCTGCTCGAAGAAGGTCGCGTCGGGCATAATCCGGCCAAGGGGGTTAAAGCGCCGAAGCAACCCAAGCCTCTGCCGAAAAGCCTGGATGTGGATTTAACCCGTCAGCTATTGGAGCAGCCGCTGGAGACTTGGCAGGATGTACGCGATCAAGCCGTTTTCGAGCTGTTGTATTCCGGCGGCTTGCGGGTCTCCGAACTGGTGGAATTGGATTTGTCGCCAGGCCTGGACAATTTGCACGACGGTTGGGTGCGCGTGCTGGGTAAAGGGCAAAAAGAACGGGATGCCCCGGTGGGCACGCAAGCGCAAAAAGCCATTCAGCACTGGTTATCGATTCGAGCGGATTACGCCAAGCCCGACGAAAAAGCGGTTTTCGTGAACCGTTTCGGTAAGCGGTTGGGGGTGCGCTCCATTCAAAAACAATTGGACGAACGCACCTTGAAAGCGGGCCTGCCGACCAAGATGTCGCCGCATAGATTACGGCACGCCTGCGCAACGCATGTGTTAGAATCTAGCGGGGATTTACGGGCGGTGCAGGAAATGCTCGGCCATGCCAATTTATCCACCACACAGATTTACACCAAACTGGATTTGCAGCATCTGGCGACGGTTTACGACCAAGCGCATCCGAGAGCGAAAAAGAAACCTTAAACGGTTTTGGCGCTCTGAACGGCAGGCAAATTCAGTCAAGCGAATGGAAAGAAGACGATGAGTGAACAGACTTTTCACGGAACCACGATTTTATGCGCCAAACGCGACGGCCAAATGGTCATTGGCGGCGATGGCCAAGTGACGCTGGGGCACGTTGTGATGAAAGGCAATGCCCGTAAAGTGCGCCGCCTGTACAACGGCAAAATCCTATCCGGTTTTGCCGGCGCGACGGCCGATGCGTTCACCTTGTTCGAACGCTTTGAAGGCAAGTTGCAGACGCACAACGGCCAGTTGATGCGCGCCGCCGTGGAAATGGCCAAAGACTGGCGTACCGACCGTGCCTTGCGCAAGCTGGAAGCGATGATGCTGGTAGCGGATGCCGATAACATGTTGTTGATTTCCGGCACCGGTGACGTTATCGAACCGGCGCACGACTTCATCGCCATCGGTTCCGGCGGTAACTATGCGCATTCCGCGGCTCAGGCCTTGATGCAAAACACCGAATTGTCGGCGCGTGACGTGGTGGAAAAATCCCTCAACATCGCGGCCGATTTATGTATTTACACCAATCACAATCTTACGATTGAAACCTTGGAAAAAGAGGATTGAACCATGAGTGTTACGCCTGAAACATCGGAAAACGCCCAGGCCTGCCCGCCGGAAACGCAGGGAAAAAGCGAAAAATACTTTGAAAGTTTTCTATGGAATAGCCGGTTTGTGGTGCTGTTTGCGGTCATCGCCAGTTTGTTGATGGCGTTCGGTATTTTTTACATGACTTCGATTGATGTCTACTACACCTTGGCGCATTTGACGCATTATCATGAATTGACCGATATGGAACGCGCCGAGCTGAAGTCGCAAACCGTCGCCCATGTGGTCGGTTCGGTCGACGGCTTCCTGCTGGGAGCGATTATGTTGATTTTCTCGTTGGGCTTGTATGAGCTCTTCATCTCCAAAATCGACGAAGCCGAAGGCGCAAAAAGTGCCAGCAAGATTTTGATGATCAAGTCGTTGGACGACTTAAAAGACAAACTGGCGAAAGTTATTTTGCTGATTCTGATTGTTATGTTCTTTGAGCAGGCTTTGTTCTTAAAACCGACGGCCCCGCTGGAGTTACTGTATTACTCATTGGCGATTATGCTGGTGGCCTTGGCCTTGTACCTTTCACATAAAGCCTATGCGCATTAAATCACGACCGCATTAGCCTTAAATTGGCATCAACAAAAAAACATAATTCAAAAACCGCCAGGCCTGGCGGTTTTTTTGTATTCAGGTTTGGCTAAAGCCCGCGTTATGGTATAGTCGAAGATAAAAAATAAGTAATATTGACTATCTTGCCCTGAACGAATGAATAAAGCACTCCGTCAGTATCGGTTGCGAAAATGTTTGGCCGATGCACACTTTCCAGTGCAGCTTTCCACGCTTGCACAGCAATTTGAGGTGTCCGAAAAAACCATTCGGCGCGACCTTGAAACCTTAGTCAATGATTACAATGCCCCTTGGTTTATCCATGACAATAAAATTTACCTGGATAAAGCCCGTCAGCATTCCATTGAACTACAGGATTACTGGTTTAGCCGTCAAGAAGTAGAGTCACTTTTTGCACTGAATCAAATTATCGAACAGCTTTCGCCTGGGGCACTCAAAAGTCAGTTGGAACCGTTTAAAAATCGTATTCAAGGGTTGTTGACCGATGAAGAGAGCGGCCATGATTTAAGTGTCAAAATCAAATTGCTGGAAATGGCGAGTCGACCCGTTCAGCAAGCCATTTTTCAAGGTGTGGTTCAAGCCCTAGCCGAAAATAAGCAAATGCAAATCGTCTTTTGGAATCGCTATAAAGACGAAACCCTGCTGAGAACCCTTTCGCCACAAAGGCTTATTCGCTATAAAGACAATTGGATTGTCGATGCCTACTGCCATTTACGAAAAGGCATTCGCAGTTTTTCACTGGAAGCGATTGAAAGCATAGAACTGCTCAGTCACGCCGCCAAAGAAATGCCAGAGGCGGAAATGCAAGCCCATTTTCAAAGCAGTTACGGCATCTATGCCGGAAAAGCTAATCAACAAGCGCTCATTAAGTTTTCACCTTATATTTCCCGCTGGGTGCAATACGAAAACTGGCACCCGGAACAAATCGGCCATTGGAGCATCGACCAAAGCTATCAACTGCAAATCCCCTACAACAAAGACGAAGAACTGATCCAAGACATTCTGAAATACGGCGAACATGCCGAAGTACTAGAACCGCCGGAACTCAGAGAAAAAATTCAGCAAACATTAAAAAAGGCGATGAAGGTTTACTCAGAGTCAGGTTTTGTCCGTGAAGACTGATAGAGTTAATGATACACATTTTTGATAATTTCATTTTAAACCGAAAGTGAAGGAAGCTATGTATGACAAAAACATTTGATTCAGAATTTTTTAATTTATATTCTCTTCAAAAAACAGTTCGTTTTGAACTCAAGCCGGTTGGTGAAACAGCCTCGTTTGTTGAAGATTTTAAAAACGAAGGTTTGAAACGAGTTGTTTCAGAGGATGAACGGCGTGCGGTTGATTACCAAAAAGTGAAAGAAATTATTGATGACTACCACCGAGATTTTATTGAAGAATCGCTGAACTATTTTCCTGAGCAGGTCTCAAAAGACGCTTTGGAACAAGCTTTTCACCTTTATCAAAAACTAAAAGCCGCTAAGGTTGAAGAGCGTGAAAAAGCATTGAAAGAATGGGAAGCCCTTCAGAAAAAACTGCGCGAAAAAGTTGTTAAATGTTTTTCAGATTCAAACAAAGCACGCTTTTCCCGCATTGATAAAAAAGAACTGATTAAAGAAGATTTAATTAACTGGTTGGTTGCACAAAATCGCGAAGATGACATTCCAACCGTTGAAACCTTTAACAACTTTACGACTTATTTTACGGGGTTTCATGAAAACCGAAAAAACATTTATTCAAAAGACGATCATGCCACAGCCATTTCATTTCGACTCATTCATGAAAACCTGCCTAAGTTTTTTGATAATGTGATCAGCTTTAATAAATTGAAGGAAGGATTTCCAGAGCTGAAATTTGATAAGGTTAAGGAAGATTTAGAAGTTGATTATGACTTGAAACATGCCTTTGAAATCGAATACTTTGTCAATTTTGTTACCCAAGCCGGAATTGACCAATATAACTATCTTTTGGGGGGTAAAACCTTAGAAGACGGCACCAAAAAGCAAGGCATGAATGAACAAATCAATCTGTTCAAGCAACAGCAAACCCGAGACAAAGCCCGACAAATTCCCAAACTCATACCATTGTTTAAACAAATTCTAAGCGAACGAACGGAAAGCCAATCGTTTATTCCAAAACAATTTGAATCAGACCAAGAGCTATTTGACTCACTGCAAAAACTGCATAACAACTGCCAAGATAAATTTACCGTACTGCAACAAGCCATTTTAGGCTTAGCCGAAGCAGATCTGAAAAAAGTATTCATTAAAACATCTGATCTTAATGCGCTATCAAATACCATTTTTGGAAATTACAGTGTGTTTTCGGATGCGTTGAATTTATACAAAGAATCGCTCAAAACAAAAAAGGCGCAAGAAGCGTTTGAAAAACTACCCGCTCACAGCATTCATGACTTGATTCAATATTTGGAGCAATTTAATAGCTCTTTGGATGCAGAAAAACAGCAATCAACTGACACCGTACTGAATTACTTTATTAAAACAGACGAGCTGTATTCTCGGTTCATAAAATCAACGAGCGAAGCCTTCACACAAGTACAACCACTCTTTGAATTGGAAGCATTAAGCTCAAAACGTCGTCCACCGGAAAGTGAAGACGAAGGCGCAAAAGGTCAGGAAGGGTTTGAGCAAATTAAACGCATAAAAGCCTATTTGGATACCTTGATGGAGGCGGTGCATTTTGCAAAACCACTTTATCTGGTGAAGGGGCGCAAAATGATTGAAGGTCTGGACAAAGACCAAAGTTTCTATGAAGCCTTTGAAATGGCTTACCAAGAACTAGAAAGTCTGATTATTCCAATCTACAACAAAGCTCGTAGTTATTTAAGTCGTAAACCGTTTAAAGCGGACAAATTCAAAATTAATTTTGATAATAATACATTGCTTTCCGGTTGGGATGCTAATAAAGAAACGGCTAACGCTTCAATTTTGTTTAAGAAGGATGGTTTGTATTATTTAGGAATCATGCCTAAAGGAAAAACGTTTTTGTTCGATTACTTCGTTTCATCGGAAGATTCTGAAAAGTTAAAACAAAGAAGACAAAAAACCGCCGAAGAAGCGCTTGCGCAAGATGGCGAAAGCTACTTTGAAAAAATTCGTTACAAGCTGTTACCTGGCGCCAGCAAAATGTTGCCGAAAGTATTTTTTTCCAACAAAAACATAGGGTTTTACAACCCAAGTGATGACATACTTCGTATCAGGAATACAGCCTCTCACACTAAAAACGGAACACCGCAAAAAGGGCACTCTAAAGTAGAGTTTAATTTGAATGATTGTCATAAGATGATTGATTTCTTTAAATCAAGCATTCAAAAGCATCCAGAGTGGGGAAGTTTTGGATTCACCTTTTCAGATACATCAGATTTTGAAGATATGAGCGCCTTTTATCGAGAAGTCGAAAACCAAGGTTATGTCATTAGTTTCGATAAAATAAAAGAAACTTACATTCAGAGTCAAGTTGAACAGGGGAACCTATATTTATTCCAAATCTACAATAAAGACTTCTCGCCCTACAGCAAAGGCAAACCAAATTTACACACGCTTTACTGGAAAGCGTTGTTTGAGGAAGCCAACCTAAATAATGTGGTGGCAAAACTCAATGGTGAAGCTGAAATTTTCTTTAGGCGACACTCAATCAAAGCATCTGATAAAGTGGTGCACCCAGCGAATCAAGCCATTGACAATAAAAACCCGCATACCGAAAAAACGCAAAGCACCTTTGAATATGATCTTGTAAAAGACAAGCGCTATACCCAAGACAAATTCTTCTTCCATGTACCGATTTCATTGAACTTTAAGGCACAAGGTGTTTCAAAATTTAACGATAAAGTGAATGGATTTTTAAAGGGTAACCCAGATGTCAATATTATTGGCATTGACCGAGGCGAACGACACCTTCTGTATTTCACTGTGGTGAATCAGAAAGGTGAAATTTTGGTTCAAGAGTCGCTTAATACCCTAATGAGTGATAAAGGGCATGTGAATGACTACCAGCAAAAACTCGACAAAAAAGAACAAGAACGCGATGCCGCTCGCAAAAGCTGGACGACGGTTGAAAATATCAAAGAATTAAAAGAAGGCTATTTATCTCATGTTGTTCATAAGTTGGCACACCTGATTATTAAATACAATGCCATTGTTTGCTTGGAAGACCTGAATTTTGGTTTCAAACGCGGGCGTTTTAAAGTGGAAAAACAAGTTTATCAGAAATTTGAAAAAGCGCTTATTGATAAGCTTAACTACTTGGTATTTAAAGAAAAAGAGTTAGGCGAGGTGGGCCATTATCTAACCGCCTATCAGTTGACCGCACCGTTTGAAAGTTTCAAGAAGTTAGGCAAGCAAAGTGGCATATTGTTTTATGTTCCGGCGGATTACACCTCCAAAATTGACCCAACCACCGGGTTTGTCAACTTTCTTGATCTGCGTTATCAGAGTGTCGAAAAAGCCAAACAGCTCTTAAGCGACTTTAATGCCATTCGTTTTAATTCAGTACAAAACTATTTTGAGTTCGAAATAGATTACAAAAAACTCACACCCAAACGTAAAGTTGGTACTCAGAGTAAATGGGTGATTTGTACCTATGGAGATGTCCGCTATCAAAATCGGCGTAATCAAAAAGGTCACTGGGAAACGGAAGAAGTCAATGTGACTGAAAAACTAAAAGCCCTTTTCGCCAGTGATTCCAAAACTACAACCGTAATCGATTACGCCAATGACGACAACCTAATTGACGTCATTCTGGAACAGGACAAAGCCAGCTTCTTCAAAGAACTGTTATGGTTATTAAAACTCACCATGACGCTCCGCCACAGCAAAATCAAAAGTGAAGACGACTTTATTCTTTCACCCGTTAAAAACGAACAAGGCGAGTTTTACGATAGTCGAAAAGCGGGCGAGGTGTGGCCTAAAGATGCAGACGCCAATGGCGCTTATCACATAGCGTTGAAAGGCTTGTGGAATCTGCAACAGATCAATCAGTGGGAAAAGGGTAAAACACTTAATCTGGCGATTAAAAACCAGGATTGGTTCAGTTTTATTCAAGAAAAGCCCTATCAAGAATAAATGAGTAAAAAATGGAAACTTATATTCCCATTTCATACCTGAACGACTTTATTTTTTGCCCGCGTTCAATTTACTTTCACCAACTATACGGGCGGGCTTCCACCCGCCTGTATCACTCCAAGGACCAGGCGAAAGGGTTGGCCGCGCACCAAACCATAGACAGTCAATCCTACAGTACCGATAAAACGATATTGCAAGGATTGGAAGTCTTCAGCGAGCGTCACAACCTCTGTGGAAAGATTGATATTTATTACGCCAAAACCAAGGAATTGGTTGAACGCAAGAAAAAAATAAAAATCATCTATCCGGGCTATATTTTTCAAATTTACGCCCAATATTTCGGAATGGTTGAAATGGGCTATACAGTCAAAAAACTCAAGTTATACAGCATGGATGACAATAAAAATTACCCGATTTCACTGCCCGAAGACGAACCGGAGCAACTCAAAAAATTTGAAGGCTTAATCGATGCGATAAAACAATTCAGTCTTTCAGGCCATTTTTCACCCAACATCAATAAATGCCAGCGTTGCATTTATCGAAACTTATGTGATCAATCCTTATGTTAAGCGCACCTGATTTTGAACAAAAACAGATCATTTTTGCCCTGCTCAGCCGAGGCGAAAAACTCAGTTTTAAAAACGACAATATCGTTATTAAAGACCAAGACGGAAAAATCCGACATCAATCCACTTGCTATCGGCTATTTGCCGTTATCATTGTCGGCCACGCCAGCATCACTAGCGGACTGATTCAGCGAGCACAAAAATATGGATTTACCATTATCCTCACCACTCATGGACTCAGCCCCTACGCGAGTTTTCATGCCAAAGCCGACGGCAATGTATTATTAAGAAAAAAACAATACGACTATCAATCACTGGAAATTGCCCAGCACTTGATTTACAACAAAATTGATCAGCAAATGAGTGCTTTAAACCGCATTCGCAAAAAATCATCCGAGTTAAAACAAGCCATTAAAGATTTAAAGGGTTATCGTGATCGTTTACCTGACGATAGTCACAACTTGCAAGAAATACTTGGTCTGGAAGGTATCGCATCGCGTGTCTACTTTAAGCAGATATTTGCGGAACACGATTGGCAAGGTCGAAAGCCAAGAGCCAAGCAAGACCCAACCAATACGCTGCTGGATATTGGCTACACACTCCTGTTTAACGTTATAGAATGCCTGCTCAACCTATACGGATTTGATGTTTACAAAGGCGTTTATCATCAAGAGTTCTATCAGCGTAAATCCCTGGTTTGCGACATCGTTGAACCCTTTAGACCCATTATTGACTACCGAATTCGCAAAGCCTACCAGCTCAACCAAATTCATATAGACGACTTTCAAATCGTGCAAAACCAATATCGCCTATTTGGTGAAAAAGCCAAACCCTATACGGCGTTTTTACTACAAGCCATTTTGGAACACAAACAACAAATTTTTCTTTATGTACAAGCTTATTATCGAGCCTTTATGCGTCAAAAACCCATCGCAGAATATCCGGTTTTTGAATTGGAGGCAAAATGTTGATTGTGACCTACGACATTCAAAGCGACAAAACTCGCACCAAATTCGCAAAATTTTTATCCAAATTCGGCTACCGCCTTCAATACTCTGTTTTTGAAATCAAAAATAGCCGTCGAATTCTGGAAATTATTCAAACAGAGCTGGAAAGCAATTTCGGCAAAAAGTTTGAACAAACCGACAGTGTCATTATTTTTGACCTCAGCAAACAATGCAAAATACACCGATTTGGCTACGCCAAAAATGATGATGAAGACCTAATTATTCTCTGATAAAATAATTAACTCAGGTCTTTTCGAGAAAAAACTGCAAACCTTGGTCTTAATGAGAAAAATCATGAAAAAATGGTTCTTTAACAAGCTGGAAAATAAATTTGGTAACGAATTTACAGTCTTTCAAAGCCGTTTTGGAATTTTACCTCTCTAGCAGGCCTGGCAAATTTCTACTGTTGTAGATAACGTCCTGAATTCAGGGCAATATCCTCTAGCAGGCCTGGCAAATTTCTACTGTTGTAGATAAATTCACCCATTCTTTGTCATCAGACTCTAGCAGGCCTGGCAAATTTCTACTGTTGTAGATAACGTCCTGAATTCAGGGCAATATCCTCTAGCAGGCCTGGCAAATTTCTACTGTTGTAGATAAATTCACCCATTCTTTGTCAT
This window harbors:
- the cas1 gene encoding type V CRISPR-associated endonuclease Cas1; this translates as MLSAPDFEQKQIIFALLSRGEKLSFKNDNIVIKDQDGKIRHQSTCYRLFAVIIVGHASITSGLIQRAQKYGFTIILTTHGLSPYASFHAKADGNVLLRKKQYDYQSLEIAQHLIYNKIDQQMSALNRIRKKSSELKQAIKDLKGYRDRLPDDSHNLQEILGLEGIASRVYFKQIFAEHDWQGRKPRAKQDPTNTLLDIGYTLLFNVIECLLNLYGFDVYKGVYHQEFYQRKSLVCDIVEPFRPIIDYRIRKAYQLNQIHIDDFQIVQNQYRLFGEKAKPYTAFLLQAILEHKQQIFLYVQAYYRAFMRQKPIAEYPVFELEAKC
- a CDS encoding tyrosine recombinase XerC; this encodes MSDFKQFIKHLQRLNKSVHTVRNYQRDLMGLLVFYRGDFLQEPLDEHALKNDQAWMFLEAFNDWRDISTEAIQAFVAFRMEQGIAARTVARQLSAVRSFYDFLLEEGRVGHNPAKGVKAPKQPKPLPKSLDVDLTRQLLEQPLETWQDVRDQAVFELLYSGGLRVSELVELDLSPGLDNLHDGWVRVLGKGQKERDAPVGTQAQKAIQHWLSIRADYAKPDEKAVFVNRFGKRLGVRSIQKQLDERTLKAGLPTKMSPHRLRHACATHVLESSGDLRAVQEMLGHANLSTTQIYTKLDLQHLATVYDQAHPRAKKKP
- the hslV gene encoding ATP-dependent protease subunit HslV, translating into MSEQTFHGTTILCAKRDGQMVIGGDGQVTLGHVVMKGNARKVRRLYNGKILSGFAGATADAFTLFERFEGKLQTHNGQLMRAAVEMAKDWRTDRALRKLEAMMLVADADNMLLISGTGDVIEPAHDFIAIGSGGNYAHSAAQALMQNTELSARDVVEKSLNIAADLCIYTNHNLTIETLEKED
- a CDS encoding YafY family protein, which gives rise to MNKALRQYRLRKCLADAHFPVQLSTLAQQFEVSEKTIRRDLETLVNDYNAPWFIHDNKIYLDKARQHSIELQDYWFSRQEVESLFALNQIIEQLSPGALKSQLEPFKNRIQGLLTDEESGHDLSVKIKLLEMASRPVQQAIFQGVVQALAENKQMQIVFWNRYKDETLLRTLSPQRLIRYKDNWIVDAYCHLRKGIRSFSLEAIESIELLSHAAKEMPEAEMQAHFQSSYGIYAGKANQQALIKFSPYISRWVQYENWHPEQIGHWSIDQSYQLQIPYNKDEELIQDILKYGEHAEVLEPPELREKIQQTLKKAMKVYSESGFVRED
- the cas12a gene encoding type V CRISPR-associated protein Cas12a/Cpf1, with product MTKTFDSEFFNLYSLQKTVRFELKPVGETASFVEDFKNEGLKRVVSEDERRAVDYQKVKEIIDDYHRDFIEESLNYFPEQVSKDALEQAFHLYQKLKAAKVEEREKALKEWEALQKKLREKVVKCFSDSNKARFSRIDKKELIKEDLINWLVAQNREDDIPTVETFNNFTTYFTGFHENRKNIYSKDDHATAISFRLIHENLPKFFDNVISFNKLKEGFPELKFDKVKEDLEVDYDLKHAFEIEYFVNFVTQAGIDQYNYLLGGKTLEDGTKKQGMNEQINLFKQQQTRDKARQIPKLIPLFKQILSERTESQSFIPKQFESDQELFDSLQKLHNNCQDKFTVLQQAILGLAEADLKKVFIKTSDLNALSNTIFGNYSVFSDALNLYKESLKTKKAQEAFEKLPAHSIHDLIQYLEQFNSSLDAEKQQSTDTVLNYFIKTDELYSRFIKSTSEAFTQVQPLFELEALSSKRRPPESEDEGAKGQEGFEQIKRIKAYLDTLMEAVHFAKPLYLVKGRKMIEGLDKDQSFYEAFEMAYQELESLIIPIYNKARSYLSRKPFKADKFKINFDNNTLLSGWDANKETANASILFKKDGLYYLGIMPKGKTFLFDYFVSSEDSEKLKQRRQKTAEEALAQDGESYFEKIRYKLLPGASKMLPKVFFSNKNIGFYNPSDDILRIRNTASHTKNGTPQKGHSKVEFNLNDCHKMIDFFKSSIQKHPEWGSFGFTFSDTSDFEDMSAFYREVENQGYVISFDKIKETYIQSQVEQGNLYLFQIYNKDFSPYSKGKPNLHTLYWKALFEEANLNNVVAKLNGEAEIFFRRHSIKASDKVVHPANQAIDNKNPHTEKTQSTFEYDLVKDKRYTQDKFFFHVPISLNFKAQGVSKFNDKVNGFLKGNPDVNIIGIDRGERHLLYFTVVNQKGEILVQESLNTLMSDKGHVNDYQQKLDKKEQERDAARKSWTTVENIKELKEGYLSHVVHKLAHLIIKYNAIVCLEDLNFGFKRGRFKVEKQVYQKFEKALIDKLNYLVFKEKELGEVGHYLTAYQLTAPFESFKKLGKQSGILFYVPADYTSKIDPTTGFVNFLDLRYQSVEKAKQLLSDFNAIRFNSVQNYFEFEIDYKKLTPKRKVGTQSKWVICTYGDVRYQNRRNQKGHWETEEVNVTEKLKALFASDSKTTTVIDYANDDNLIDVILEQDKASFFKELLWLLKLTMTLRHSKIKSEDDFILSPVKNEQGEFYDSRKAGEVWPKDADANGAYHIALKGLWNLQQINQWEKGKTLNLAIKNQDWFSFIQEKPYQE
- a CDS encoding YqhA family protein yields the protein MSVTPETSENAQACPPETQGKSEKYFESFLWNSRFVVLFAVIASLLMAFGIFYMTSIDVYYTLAHLTHYHELTDMERAELKSQTVAHVVGSVDGFLLGAIMLIFSLGLYELFISKIDEAEGAKSASKILMIKSLDDLKDKLAKVILLILIVMFFEQALFLKPTAPLELLYYSLAIMLVALALYLSHKAYAH
- the cas4 gene encoding type V CRISPR-associated protein Cas4; protein product: METYIPISYLNDFIFCPRSIYFHQLYGRASTRLYHSKDQAKGLAAHQTIDSQSYSTDKTILQGLEVFSERHNLCGKIDIYYAKTKELVERKKKIKIIYPGYIFQIYAQYFGMVEMGYTVKKLKLYSMDDNKNYPISLPEDEPEQLKKFEGLIDAIKQFSLSGHFSPNINKCQRCIYRNLCDQSLC
- the cas2 gene encoding CRISPR-associated endonuclease Cas2, whose amino-acid sequence is MTYDIQSDKTRTKFAKFLSKFGYRLQYSVFEIKNSRRILEIIQTELESNFGKKFEQTDSVIIFDLSKQCKIHRFGYAKNDDEDLIIL